A genomic region of Prionailurus bengalensis isolate Pbe53 chromosome D1, Fcat_Pben_1.1_paternal_pri, whole genome shotgun sequence contains the following coding sequences:
- the PPP2R5B gene encoding serine/threonine-protein phosphatase 2A 56 kDa regulatory subunit beta isoform isoform X1 — translation METKLPPASTPTSPSSPGLSPVPPPDKVDGFSRRSLRRARPRRSHSSSQFRYQSNQQELTPLPLLKDVPASELHELLSRKLAQCGVMFDFLDCVADLKGKEVKRAALNELVECVGSTRGVLIEPVYPDIIRMISVNIFRTLPPSENPEFDPEEDEPNLEPSWPHLQLVYEFFLRFLESPDFQPSVAKRYVDQKFVLMLLELFDSEDPREREYLKTILHRVYGKFLGLRAYIRKQCSHIFLRFIYELEHFNGVAELLEILGSIINGFALPLKTEHKQFLVRVLIPLHSVKSLSVFHAQLAYCVVQFLEKDATLTEHVSTSGGQGRPHPCRSDSSLPQLPQVIRGLLKYWPKTCTQKEVMFLGEMEEILDVIEPSQFVKIQEPLFKQVARCVSSPHFQVAERALYFWNNEYILSLIEDNCHTVLPAVFGTLYQVSKEHWNQTIVSLIYNVLKTFMEMNGKLFDELTASYKLEKQQCLVSLCSCQVPGHPRPAPHCLLQSCSHVLPGMELPPLQLHHRRPGPVSQCPLP, via the exons ATGGAGACAAAACTGCCCCCTGCGAgcacccccaccagcccctcttCCCCTGGGCTGTCGCCTGTGCCCCCACCCGACAAGGTGGACGGCTTCTCCCGCCGTTCCCTCCGCAGGGCCCGGCCCCGGCGCTCCCACAGCTCCTCTCAGTTCCGCTATCAGAGCAACCAGCAAGAGCTCACTCCACTGCCCCTGCTCAAAG atGTGCCAGCCTCTGAGCTGCACGAGCTGTTGAGCCGGAAGCTGGCCCAATGTGGGGTGATGTTTGACTTCTTGGACTGTGTGGCTGACCTGAAGGGGAAGGAGGTGAAGCGGGCAGCGCTCAATGAGCTGGTGGAGTGTGTGGGGAGCACCCGGGGGGTCCTCATTGAGCCTGTCTACCCTGACATCATCCGCATG ATCTCAGTGAATATCTTCCGGACCCTGCCACCCAGTGAGAACCCTGAATTTGATCCTGAAGAGGATGAGCCCAACCTTGAGCCTTCCTGGCCACATCTGCAG CTGGTATATGAGTTTTTCCTGCGTTTCTTGGAGAGCCCAGACTTCCAACCCTCTGTGGCCAAGAGATATGTGGATCAAAAGTTTGTCCTGATG CTCCTGGAGCTATTTGATAGTGAGGACCCCCGGGAGCGTGAGTACCTCAAGACCATCCTGCACCGGGTCTATGGCAAGTTCCTGGGGCTCCGGGCCTACATCCGCAAACAGTGCAGCCACATCTTCCTCCG GTTCATCTATGAACTCGAGCACTTCAATGGTGTGGCTGAGCTGCTGGAGATCTTAGGAAG CATCATCAATGGCTTTGCGCTGCCCCTGAAGACCGAGCACAAGCAGTTCCTGGTCCGGGTCCTGATTCCCCTGCACTCTGTCAAGTCACTGTCTGTCTTTCATGCCCAG CTGGCATACTGTGTGGTGCAGTTCCTGGAGAAAGACGCCACCTTGACAGAGCACGTGAGTACCTCTGGGGGGCAAGGCAGGCCCCACCCCTGCAGGTCTGACTCCTCTCTGCCTCAACTCCCACAGGTGATCCGGGGGCTGCTCAAATACTGGCCAAAAACCTGTACCCAGAAGGAG GTGATGTTTCTGGGGGAGATGGAAGAGATTCTTGATGTCATCGAGCCTTCCCAGTTTGTGAAGATCCAGGAACCCCTCTTCAAGCAGGTGGCCCGCTGTGTGTCTAGCCCCCATTTCCAG GTTGCAGAGCGGGCTCTGTATTTCTGGAACAACGAGTATATCCTGAGCCTCATTGAGGACAACTGCCACACTGTGCTGCCTGCTGTGTTTGGGACCCTCTACCAAGTCTCTAAGGAACACTGGAATCA AACCATCGTATCTCTGATCTACAATGTGCTCAAGACATTCATGGAGATGAATGGAAAGCTGTTTGATGAGCTCACAGCCTCCTACAAGCTAGAGAAGCAGCA ATGTTTAGTGTCCCTGTGTTCCTGCCAAGTGCCGGGCCATCCACGCCCAgccccccactgcctcctccagTCGTGCTCCCACGTCCTTCCAGGTATGGAGCTTCCTCCCCTTCAGCTTCACCACCGCAGACCGGGGCCAGTTTCCCAATGCCCTTTGCCTTAA
- the PPP2R5B gene encoding serine/threonine-protein phosphatase 2A 56 kDa regulatory subunit beta isoform isoform X3: protein METKLPPASTPTSPSSPGLSPVPPPDKVDGFSRRSLRRARPRRSHSSSQFRYQSNQQELTPLPLLKDVPASELHELLSRKLAQCGVMFDFLDCVADLKGKEVKRAALNELVECVGSTRGVLIEPVYPDIIRMISVNIFRTLPPSENPEFDPEEDEPNLEPSWPHLQLVYEFFLRFLESPDFQPSVAKRYVDQKFVLMLLELFDSEDPREREYLKTILHRVYGKFLGLRAYIRKQCSHIFLRFIYELEHFNGVAELLEILGSIINGFALPLKTEHKQFLVRVLIPLHSVKSLSVFHAQLAYCVVQFLEKDATLTEHVIRGLLKYWPKTCTQKEVMFLGEMEEILDVIEPSQFVKIQEPLFKQVARCVSSPHFQVAERALYFWNNEYILSLIEDNCHTVLPAVFGTLYQVSKEHWNQTIVSLIYNVLKTFMEMNGKLFDELTASYKLEKQQCLVSLCSCQVPGHPRPAPHCLLQSCSHVLPGMELPPLQLHHRRPGPVSQCPLP, encoded by the exons ATGGAGACAAAACTGCCCCCTGCGAgcacccccaccagcccctcttCCCCTGGGCTGTCGCCTGTGCCCCCACCCGACAAGGTGGACGGCTTCTCCCGCCGTTCCCTCCGCAGGGCCCGGCCCCGGCGCTCCCACAGCTCCTCTCAGTTCCGCTATCAGAGCAACCAGCAAGAGCTCACTCCACTGCCCCTGCTCAAAG atGTGCCAGCCTCTGAGCTGCACGAGCTGTTGAGCCGGAAGCTGGCCCAATGTGGGGTGATGTTTGACTTCTTGGACTGTGTGGCTGACCTGAAGGGGAAGGAGGTGAAGCGGGCAGCGCTCAATGAGCTGGTGGAGTGTGTGGGGAGCACCCGGGGGGTCCTCATTGAGCCTGTCTACCCTGACATCATCCGCATG ATCTCAGTGAATATCTTCCGGACCCTGCCACCCAGTGAGAACCCTGAATTTGATCCTGAAGAGGATGAGCCCAACCTTGAGCCTTCCTGGCCACATCTGCAG CTGGTATATGAGTTTTTCCTGCGTTTCTTGGAGAGCCCAGACTTCCAACCCTCTGTGGCCAAGAGATATGTGGATCAAAAGTTTGTCCTGATG CTCCTGGAGCTATTTGATAGTGAGGACCCCCGGGAGCGTGAGTACCTCAAGACCATCCTGCACCGGGTCTATGGCAAGTTCCTGGGGCTCCGGGCCTACATCCGCAAACAGTGCAGCCACATCTTCCTCCG GTTCATCTATGAACTCGAGCACTTCAATGGTGTGGCTGAGCTGCTGGAGATCTTAGGAAG CATCATCAATGGCTTTGCGCTGCCCCTGAAGACCGAGCACAAGCAGTTCCTGGTCCGGGTCCTGATTCCCCTGCACTCTGTCAAGTCACTGTCTGTCTTTCATGCCCAG CTGGCATACTGTGTGGTGCAGTTCCTGGAGAAAGACGCCACCTTGACAGAGCAC GTGATCCGGGGGCTGCTCAAATACTGGCCAAAAACCTGTACCCAGAAGGAG GTGATGTTTCTGGGGGAGATGGAAGAGATTCTTGATGTCATCGAGCCTTCCCAGTTTGTGAAGATCCAGGAACCCCTCTTCAAGCAGGTGGCCCGCTGTGTGTCTAGCCCCCATTTCCAG GTTGCAGAGCGGGCTCTGTATTTCTGGAACAACGAGTATATCCTGAGCCTCATTGAGGACAACTGCCACACTGTGCTGCCTGCTGTGTTTGGGACCCTCTACCAAGTCTCTAAGGAACACTGGAATCA AACCATCGTATCTCTGATCTACAATGTGCTCAAGACATTCATGGAGATGAATGGAAAGCTGTTTGATGAGCTCACAGCCTCCTACAAGCTAGAGAAGCAGCA ATGTTTAGTGTCCCTGTGTTCCTGCCAAGTGCCGGGCCATCCACGCCCAgccccccactgcctcctccagTCGTGCTCCCACGTCCTTCCAGGTATGGAGCTTCCTCCCCTTCAGCTTCACCACCGCAGACCGGGGCCAGTTTCCCAATGCCCTTTGCCTTAA
- the PPP2R5B gene encoding serine/threonine-protein phosphatase 2A 56 kDa regulatory subunit beta isoform isoform X2, whose translation METKLPPASTPTSPSSPGLSPVPPPDKVDGFSRRSLRRARPRRSHSSSQFRYQSNQQELTPLPLLKDVPASELHELLSRKLAQCGVMFDFLDCVADLKGKEVKRAALNELVECVGSTRGVLIEPVYPDIIRMISVNIFRTLPPSENPEFDPEEDEPNLEPSWPHLQLVYEFFLRFLESPDFQPSVAKRYVDQKFVLMLLELFDSEDPREREYLKTILHRVYGKFLGLRAYIRKQCSHIFLRFIYELEHFNGVAELLEILGSIINGFALPLKTEHKQFLVRVLIPLHSVKSLSVFHAQLAYCVVQFLEKDATLTEHVSTSGGQGRPHPCRSDSSLPQLPQVIRGLLKYWPKTCTQKEVMFLGEMEEILDVIEPSQFVKIQEPLFKQVARCVSSPHFQVAERALYFWNNEYILSLIEDNCHTVLPAVFGTLYQVSKEHWNQTIVSLIYNVLKTFMEMNGKLFDELTASYKLEKQQEQQKARERQELWQGLEELRLRRLQGTQGAKEAPLQRLTPQVATSGGQS comes from the exons ATGGAGACAAAACTGCCCCCTGCGAgcacccccaccagcccctcttCCCCTGGGCTGTCGCCTGTGCCCCCACCCGACAAGGTGGACGGCTTCTCCCGCCGTTCCCTCCGCAGGGCCCGGCCCCGGCGCTCCCACAGCTCCTCTCAGTTCCGCTATCAGAGCAACCAGCAAGAGCTCACTCCACTGCCCCTGCTCAAAG atGTGCCAGCCTCTGAGCTGCACGAGCTGTTGAGCCGGAAGCTGGCCCAATGTGGGGTGATGTTTGACTTCTTGGACTGTGTGGCTGACCTGAAGGGGAAGGAGGTGAAGCGGGCAGCGCTCAATGAGCTGGTGGAGTGTGTGGGGAGCACCCGGGGGGTCCTCATTGAGCCTGTCTACCCTGACATCATCCGCATG ATCTCAGTGAATATCTTCCGGACCCTGCCACCCAGTGAGAACCCTGAATTTGATCCTGAAGAGGATGAGCCCAACCTTGAGCCTTCCTGGCCACATCTGCAG CTGGTATATGAGTTTTTCCTGCGTTTCTTGGAGAGCCCAGACTTCCAACCCTCTGTGGCCAAGAGATATGTGGATCAAAAGTTTGTCCTGATG CTCCTGGAGCTATTTGATAGTGAGGACCCCCGGGAGCGTGAGTACCTCAAGACCATCCTGCACCGGGTCTATGGCAAGTTCCTGGGGCTCCGGGCCTACATCCGCAAACAGTGCAGCCACATCTTCCTCCG GTTCATCTATGAACTCGAGCACTTCAATGGTGTGGCTGAGCTGCTGGAGATCTTAGGAAG CATCATCAATGGCTTTGCGCTGCCCCTGAAGACCGAGCACAAGCAGTTCCTGGTCCGGGTCCTGATTCCCCTGCACTCTGTCAAGTCACTGTCTGTCTTTCATGCCCAG CTGGCATACTGTGTGGTGCAGTTCCTGGAGAAAGACGCCACCTTGACAGAGCACGTGAGTACCTCTGGGGGGCAAGGCAGGCCCCACCCCTGCAGGTCTGACTCCTCTCTGCCTCAACTCCCACAGGTGATCCGGGGGCTGCTCAAATACTGGCCAAAAACCTGTACCCAGAAGGAG GTGATGTTTCTGGGGGAGATGGAAGAGATTCTTGATGTCATCGAGCCTTCCCAGTTTGTGAAGATCCAGGAACCCCTCTTCAAGCAGGTGGCCCGCTGTGTGTCTAGCCCCCATTTCCAG GTTGCAGAGCGGGCTCTGTATTTCTGGAACAACGAGTATATCCTGAGCCTCATTGAGGACAACTGCCACACTGTGCTGCCTGCTGTGTTTGGGACCCTCTACCAAGTCTCTAAGGAACACTGGAATCA AACCATCGTATCTCTGATCTACAATGTGCTCAAGACATTCATGGAGATGAATGGAAAGCTGTTTGATGAGCTCACAGCCTCCTACAAGCTAGAGAAGCAGCA GGAGCAGCAGAAGGCCCGGGAGCGTCAGGAGCTATGGCAAGGCCTGGAGGAGCTACGGCTACGCCGGTTACAGGGGACCCAAGGGGCCAAAGAGGCCCCCCTCCAGCGGCTTACACCCCAGGTGGCCACCAGTGGGGGTCAGAGCTAG
- the PPP2R5B gene encoding serine/threonine-protein phosphatase 2A 56 kDa regulatory subunit beta isoform isoform X4, which translates to METKLPPASTPTSPSSPGLSPVPPPDKVDGFSRRSLRRARPRRSHSSSQFRYQSNQQELTPLPLLKDVPASELHELLSRKLAQCGVMFDFLDCVADLKGKEVKRAALNELVECVGSTRGVLIEPVYPDIIRMISVNIFRTLPPSENPEFDPEEDEPNLEPSWPHLQLVYEFFLRFLESPDFQPSVAKRYVDQKFVLMLLELFDSEDPREREYLKTILHRVYGKFLGLRAYIRKQCSHIFLRFIYELEHFNGVAELLEILGSIINGFALPLKTEHKQFLVRVLIPLHSVKSLSVFHAQLAYCVVQFLEKDATLTEHVIRGLLKYWPKTCTQKEVMFLGEMEEILDVIEPSQFVKIQEPLFKQVARCVSSPHFQVAERALYFWNNEYILSLIEDNCHTVLPAVFGTLYQVSKEHWNQTIVSLIYNVLKTFMEMNGKLFDELTASYKLEKQQEQQKARERQELWQGLEELRLRRLQGTQGAKEAPLQRLTPQVATSGGQS; encoded by the exons ATGGAGACAAAACTGCCCCCTGCGAgcacccccaccagcccctcttCCCCTGGGCTGTCGCCTGTGCCCCCACCCGACAAGGTGGACGGCTTCTCCCGCCGTTCCCTCCGCAGGGCCCGGCCCCGGCGCTCCCACAGCTCCTCTCAGTTCCGCTATCAGAGCAACCAGCAAGAGCTCACTCCACTGCCCCTGCTCAAAG atGTGCCAGCCTCTGAGCTGCACGAGCTGTTGAGCCGGAAGCTGGCCCAATGTGGGGTGATGTTTGACTTCTTGGACTGTGTGGCTGACCTGAAGGGGAAGGAGGTGAAGCGGGCAGCGCTCAATGAGCTGGTGGAGTGTGTGGGGAGCACCCGGGGGGTCCTCATTGAGCCTGTCTACCCTGACATCATCCGCATG ATCTCAGTGAATATCTTCCGGACCCTGCCACCCAGTGAGAACCCTGAATTTGATCCTGAAGAGGATGAGCCCAACCTTGAGCCTTCCTGGCCACATCTGCAG CTGGTATATGAGTTTTTCCTGCGTTTCTTGGAGAGCCCAGACTTCCAACCCTCTGTGGCCAAGAGATATGTGGATCAAAAGTTTGTCCTGATG CTCCTGGAGCTATTTGATAGTGAGGACCCCCGGGAGCGTGAGTACCTCAAGACCATCCTGCACCGGGTCTATGGCAAGTTCCTGGGGCTCCGGGCCTACATCCGCAAACAGTGCAGCCACATCTTCCTCCG GTTCATCTATGAACTCGAGCACTTCAATGGTGTGGCTGAGCTGCTGGAGATCTTAGGAAG CATCATCAATGGCTTTGCGCTGCCCCTGAAGACCGAGCACAAGCAGTTCCTGGTCCGGGTCCTGATTCCCCTGCACTCTGTCAAGTCACTGTCTGTCTTTCATGCCCAG CTGGCATACTGTGTGGTGCAGTTCCTGGAGAAAGACGCCACCTTGACAGAGCAC GTGATCCGGGGGCTGCTCAAATACTGGCCAAAAACCTGTACCCAGAAGGAG GTGATGTTTCTGGGGGAGATGGAAGAGATTCTTGATGTCATCGAGCCTTCCCAGTTTGTGAAGATCCAGGAACCCCTCTTCAAGCAGGTGGCCCGCTGTGTGTCTAGCCCCCATTTCCAG GTTGCAGAGCGGGCTCTGTATTTCTGGAACAACGAGTATATCCTGAGCCTCATTGAGGACAACTGCCACACTGTGCTGCCTGCTGTGTTTGGGACCCTCTACCAAGTCTCTAAGGAACACTGGAATCA AACCATCGTATCTCTGATCTACAATGTGCTCAAGACATTCATGGAGATGAATGGAAAGCTGTTTGATGAGCTCACAGCCTCCTACAAGCTAGAGAAGCAGCA GGAGCAGCAGAAGGCCCGGGAGCGTCAGGAGCTATGGCAAGGCCTGGAGGAGCTACGGCTACGCCGGTTACAGGGGACCCAAGGGGCCAAAGAGGCCCCCCTCCAGCGGCTTACACCCCAGGTGGCCACCAGTGGGGGTCAGAGCTAG